The following nucleotide sequence is from bacterium.
CGTCGACCTGCTGCGCGATCTGGCGCAGCTTGGTGTGCGCTTCGACGGTCGCGCGGCTGCGCTGCTCGGGATGCTCCCAGTCGCGGAACGCGTAGTCGCGCAGCTCGCGCGCCTGGTAGACGAGCACCCGCACCTCGTCCTCCCAGCCGTGGATCAGCTCGCGGACGGCGTCGCGCACGACCGGCTGCTCGGCGGGATCGCGCCACAGGACGTGCTCGAGGAACGCGAGGTCGCCCTCGACGATCGCGTCGCGCCCGGCCAGCCAGGCGTGCGCGCGCAGGACGCCGATCGACTGCGCCCAGCGGCGGTCGGAGGCCACGACGCCCTTGTCGGCGAGCGCGCGGCGCAGGTCGGCGACGGCGCGCAGCACGGCGCCCGGCACCGCGAGCGCCGTGACCTCCGCGCGCGCCGCCTCGAGCGTCGCGAGCGGGATCGTCGTGCGTACGTCGCTCGGCTTGGCCTGGAGGAGCTTCAGGAAACGGAAGTCCTCGCGCAGGTAGTCGACCTGGAAGCGGAGCAGGAAGCGGTCGTGCAGCGCCAGCAGCTCGTCGTCCTCGGGCAGCTCGTTGGCGGCGCCGAACAGCGTCAGCAGCGGGACGTCCGTCACCTCGCGCCCGTTGTGGAAGCGGCGCTCGTTCATCACCGAGAGGATCGTGTTGAGGATCGACGAGCTCGCCTTGAACACCTCGTCGAGAAAGGCGACGTGGGCCTCGGGCAGCTTCTGCGTGGTGAGCCGGCGGTAGTCGTCGGCCTCGAGGGCGCGCAGGCTGACGGCCCCGAACAGCTCCTCGGGCGTCGTGAAGCGGGTGAGGAGCCACTGGAAGTAGCGGGCGTCGTCGAGCCGGCGGCAGACCTCGTCGGCGAGCATCGACTTGGCGGTTCCGGGGGGGCCGATGACGAGGACGTGCTGGCCGGCGAGGAGGGCTACGAGCGCGCCGTCGACGAGGGCGTCGCGCTCGAGGAAGCGTTGCCGCAGCTCGTCCCGGATGGTCCGGAGCAGCGCACGTGGGGACGACACGCGCGGAGGATAGGGGCCGGCCGGGTCGCCTCGCAACCCGTTCCCCTTCGGGGCAGTATGACGCCCGGATGCCCCCGAAGCCCGCTCCAGCCCGCGCGCCGCGCGAGCGCCGCCGCCGCTCGGTGCTGCCGGACCTCCTGCCCCGCATCCAGCGCGACGAGGCGCTGTCGCGCGAGGAGACGCTGGTGCGGGAGATGGTCGAGACGAGCCTCAAGCTCCTGCGCGACCGCACCAGCCTCGGCGACCTGAAGCTCGTCAACGCCGCCCTGCGCGAGCTGCGCTATGCGCTCGGCGTCAGCGCGCCCTACCGCGGGGTGCGTAAGGTGAGCGCCTTCGGCTCGGCGCGCACGCCGCCCGGGACGCCGACCTACCGCACCGCGGCCGAGTTCTCGCGCCGCATCGCCGAGCGCGGCTACATGATCATCACCGGCGGCGGCAACGGCATCATGCGCGCCTGCCAGGAGGGAGCTGGACGCGAGCGCAGCTTCGGCTTCAACATCCGGCTGCCGTTCGAGCAGGGCGCGAACGAGTTCATCTCGAACGACCCGAAGCTGGTCACCTTCCGCTACTTCTTCACGCGCAAGCTGATGTTCATCAAGGAGGCCGACGCGCTCGTGCTCTTCCCCGGCGGCTTCGGCACCCACGACGAGGGCTACGAGGCGCTGACGCTCGCGCAGACCGGCAAGAGCCATCCCATGCCGATCGTCTTCGTCGACGCCCCGCGCGGCACCTACTGGAAGACGTGGCAGCGCTACGTCGACGAGCACCTCTTGCGCAAGGGGCTCATCAGTCCCGACGACCTGGCCCTCTTCAAGGTGACGACCGACGTCGACGAGGCGGTCGAGGAGATCACCGGCTTCTATCGGCTGTACCACTCGTCGCGCTACGTCGGCTCGAAGTGGGTGATCCGGCTGAACCATCCGCTCGCGCCGGAGGTCGTCCGCCGCCTGGCCGAGGAGTTCGCGCCGCTGGTCGCGTCGGGCACGATCGAGCAGTGCGAGGCGCTCGACGACGAGCGCGAGACCGAGCCCGAGCTGAACGCGTTGCCGCGGCTGGTGTTCGAGGCGCGGCGCTCGGCGTTCGGCCTGCGCCGCAAGCTGATCGACCGCATCAACGCCGAGGCCTGAGCGGGTGGGACGCGTGCTGCTGGTCCGCCACGCGGAGAGCGAAGGGAACCGAGCGGCGTGCTTCACGCCGCATCCGGAGATCCCGATCACGCCCGAAGGGCGGATGCAGGCGCATGCCGCCGCCGCGCGGCTGCGCGCGTTCGCGCCGGCGCGGGTGGTGTCGAGTCCCTACCTGCGCGCGCGCCAGACCGCCCACATCCTGGCCGAGGAGCTCGCCCTGCGGACGGTGCACGTCGAGGACGACCTCCGCGAGCGCAGCTACGGCGCGCTCGCCGGCCTGCCCTATGCGACGCCGCGACCGGGGTTCGATCCGGCCTGCTACTGGGACTGGCGACCGCCCGGCGGCGAAACCCTCGTCGAGGTCGTGGCGCGCGCCGGCGCGGCGCTCGACCGCGTCGCCGCCGCCGCCGCGGCCGACGGGCACGACGTCGTGGTGGTGAGCCACGGCGCCGTGATGCTGGCGCTCGTCCGCCACGTGACCGGCAGGTGGGGACCGTCGCGCGTCGTTCCCAACGTCGGGCTGCTGGTGGCCCGGCACGACGGCGACGCGTGGTGCGGTCTGGAGGTCCCGACTTGAGCGCCCGCGACGCTGCGTGGCATGATCGTCTCCGCTGGGTTTCGCGGGAGGTGGTGGTGATGCGTGGTGGTGTGCGGGCGAGCCTGCTGCTCGTCCTGGCGGTCGTCGTCATGGCGCCGACGTGGGCGCCTGCGGCGTTCGCGGCGGCGTCCCGCGTCAAGGCTCGCGCCGCTCTCGTCGTCGACGCGAACACGGGCGAGGTGCTCTTCGAGCGCAATCCGGACGAGGCCCTGCCGCCCGCGAGTACGACGAAGGTGCTCACCGCGATCGTCGCCATCGAGAGCGGCCGGCTCGGCGACTCGGTCCGGGTGAGCGAGTTCGCCGCCTCGACCGCGCCCTCGAAGATCGGCCTGCGTCCGGGGCAGCGGATGGTGATCCAGGATCTGCTCTACGCGGTCCTGCTCAAGTCGGCGAACGACGCCTCGGTCGTCGTCGCCGAGGGCGTGTCGGGGTCGCAGGCGGCTTTCTCCTCCCGGATGAACGCGCGCGCCCGCGCCCTCGGCGCGACGCGCTCGAACTTCGCGAATCCGCACGGCCTGACCGCGCCCGGGCACGTCTCGACCGTGCGCGATCTCACCCGCATCTTCCGCCACGGGCTCACGATCCCGCTCTTCCGCTCGATCCTCGCCACGCCGGCGGCCGATCTGCCCGTCGACGCCACCAAGCGCTTCACGATCGCCGTCCGCTCGCACAACCGGCTGCTCTCCGGTTGGTCGTACCAGGTGATCGGCAAGACCGGGTACACGCGGCCGGCGAAGCGCTGCTTCGTCGGTGCGGCCCGCAACGGCGAGCGCGAGATCGTCATCGCGCTGCTCGGTTCGACGGATCTCTGGGGCGACGCGCGGGCGCTGGTCGAGATCGGCCTCGGTCCCGGTGGGCCGCCGGAGCCCGAGACGCCGGTGCTGCAGGCGAAGAAGCCCGCGCGGCCGGCGCAGGTACGCGCGGCACCCGGCCCGAAGAAGCCGGTTCCGCAGCTCGCCGTCCGTCGCAAGGCGCCCGCCGAGGACGAGGGCGACATCGAGGAGCTGCCGCGCCATCTCGCCGGCCCGGCGCGTTTCACGGTCCAGCTGGGCCCGTTCGGGAGCCGCAACGGCGCCCTCGATGCGCGCACGAAGCTCGCCAAGCGCGGCTATCACGCCCGCGTCGTCGGCAAGGCGCTCCAGGTCGGCGCCTTCGCCGACAAGGGCCGCGCGACCCGGCTCGCCACCAACCTGAAGCGCAGCGGCTACCGGCCGGTCGTCGTCGCGCTGCGCTGATCCGTCGCGGCGGCCGACGGCAGCGCGAACGAGAGCCGTCGCTGGGCGCGCTCGGCGTGGCGGGCGAGCGCCAGCGCGATCAGGCGGTCGACGAGCTGCGGCATCGGCACGCCGCTCGCGGCCCACATGCCGGGGTACATGCTCGTCGCGGTGAACCCCGGCATCGTGTTGATCTCGTTGACGAGGATGCGGCCGGTGCCCTGCTCGAGAAAGAAGTCGACGCGGGCGAGGCCGGCGCAGTCGATGGCGCGGAAGGCGCGGATCGCCAGCACCCGCATCGCTTCGCTCACCTCCGGCGGGACGGCGGCGGGAATGACCGGGCGGGCACCGGCGTCGACGTACTTGTCGACGTAGTCGTAGAACTCGTGCGACGGGAGGATCTCGCCAACGACCGACGCCTCGGCGTCGGCGTTGCCGAGCACCGCGACCTCGAGCTCGCGCGCCGACACCGCCTCCTCGACCATCACCTTGGGATCGTATGCCGCCGCATCTTCGAGCGCCGCGGCGAGGCCGTCGGCGCTGCTCACCTTGTGGACGCCGACCGACGAGCCGAGATTGGCGGGCTTCACGAAGCAGGGAAAGCCGAGCTCGTCGAGCACGCGCTCGGCGATCGTCTCGGCGGGCTCGTGCCGGGGGTGCACGACCAGCGAGCGACAGACCGGCAGCCCGGCGTCGCGGAACACGGCCTTCATCAGCGCCTTGTCCATGCCCACGGCCGAAGCCGCGACGCCGGCGCCGACGTACGGCAGGCCGGCCAGCTCGAGCAGCCCCTGGATCGTGCCGTCCTCGCCGTACGTGCCGTGCAGAACCGGAAAGACGACGTCGAGCCCCGGCCCGGCAGGCCCGCCCGTCAGCGGAACGAGCGCCCCGCGCGTCGGATCGGTCGGCACGAGCACCTCGATCCCGTAGTCGGGGAGCGGGCGCAGATCGCGCTGCGCTTCCTCGAGCAGCCGCAGGCTCTCGAGGCCGGTGCGCCAGCGGCCGTCCTTGCCGATGCCGATCGGCACGACCTCGTAGCGCGCGGGATCGAGCGCGCCGATCACCGTCCATGCCGAGCGCAGCGAGACCTCGTGCTCGCCGGACCGACCCCCGTACACCACCCCGACGCGCAGCCGCCTCGTCATGCTCCGCTTCTGGCACCGCACCGGCTCGCCTGCAACACGCGATCCATCGCGCGTCGTCGCGCGTGTCGTTCGCGCGACGCGGATTTGCGCTCGTACCGTAGATTTCTTCTTGACCGGGCACGACGCATTCGCTAAAGCACTGCCGTTCCGAACGACTCGCGGCCCTCGGCGACCACCGAACCAACCGCGCGACGATCATCGCGAACCGACTGCGACCATCGTCGTGCTCCCACTGGGACGGGTGTCTCCGCGATCCGTGCGACGCGTGGAACGTGAGCCGCCGCGCGCTTCGGCGTCTCACGATTGCGGCAGCGTGCCGGCGACGCGCTCGAGGATCAGGCCCGCGAGCAGCGCACGCAGCTCCGGCAGCTCGCATCCCGCCGCCGCCGCGTGACCGCCGCCGCCGAGGTCGCGTGCGACGTGCGACAGGTCGACGTCGCAGTCGGGCGAGCGGCGGAAGCTCACCGACAGGCTCTTCGCGTCGTAGAGCGCGAAGACGGCGCCCGGCGTGCGCTTGCCCCACGCGTCGCCGATCTCGCTCGGGTGGCCGTCGCAGACCGCGGCGACGAGCGTGACGTCGCCGATCCGCTTCTCGATGCGGCTCGCCTCGGCGACGCGGAAGCTGCGCGCGATCTCCTCGCCGACGCGGTCCCGCGCCGCCTGCATGCGCGGCGTGTAGGTGACGGCGGCGTCGAGGGCGAGGAAGTCGTCGTACGCGTCGGGGCCGAGCGCGCGCACCACCCAGGCCAGCTCGCGCGAGCCGGGCACCCGGTGCAGCCAGCGGTCGTTGTCGTCGGCCATCGCCACCACCGGGGCGAACTCGTCGAAGCGACGCTCGGCGCGACGCTCGCCGTGCAGGCGCTCGGTCAGATACTCGTAGGTGAGTCGTGAGGCGGCGAAGTCCTCGCTCAGCACCTTGCCGGTGAACGGCACGTCGACCTTGCCGGCGCCGAAGCGCTCGAGCGCGGTGCGGTGGTGGTCGATCCAGTAGAGGCGGACGCCTTGGGCGACGAGGTCGCGGAGATGGGCGTCGGTCCTCGCCTCGCGCCAGGAGATGTCGGTGATCCACAGCTCGGCGGGCGTGCCGGGGGCGATGGCGAGGCCCTGGAGGACGGCGTCGACCTCGCTGTTGGCGGCGAAGTGCGGGAACACGTCGGCCCGGTCGCCGTAGTAGCGCGCGACCGCGACCGCGGCGGTGACGCCGTCGAGACAGTGGGGACCGTGGCTGACGACGTGCACCTGGGGACGCATGCAGGCGGGGATCATGGCGGATGGCGACCGGTCGGTCCACCGTGGTGGACGCTCGCGCGGCGAGACGCTAGCACGGCGAGCCATGCGCCGGGCACTGCCGCTGCTGCTCGTCCTGCTCGCCGGGTGTCCGGCGCCGACCCAGTATGCGATCCGGCGCCCCGACCTCGACTGCGCCCGCGCGACGCGGGTCGCGTACCGCACGCTCACGACCATGGGCTACACGGTGACCGGCGTCGTCGAGCCGAGCGTCAAGCGCCCCGGGTCGCTGCGCGGGGTGAAGACGAACCCGGACGGCACCACCGCCGAGGGCAACGTGCGCATCAACTGCGACCCGGGGGGCGTGACCCTGCAGCCGGTCGAAGGCGGCGTCGCGCCCAGCTTCGAGTTCAGCCGCGGCTTCGGCTACAGCTTCAAGTCGCTCGTGCAGCGGCCGGACGTCGAAACCCCGCAGGCCGAGACCGGGCTCCAGCTGCTGCTGGAGCGCATCGGCTCCCAGAAGGCGGGGCTCGACCTCGGCGGGGCGGCGATCAGCGGCGACCAGACGTTGATCCGTGTCACCGTCCGCAACGGCACCGACCGCGAGGTCGCCGTCACCGGCGCGCGCATCACCCTCCTCACCGCCGACGGCACCGAGGGCCACCCGCTCGCCGGCGCCGCGCGCGACGGCGCGATCGCCGCCGGCGGCGGCGGCCCACAGGTGCGCGGCGCGCTGCTCGACGGCCGCGTCGTCGTGCCGGGCGGACGCACCGAGGTGCGCTACCTCGTCTACCCGCCCGGTGCGTGGCGGGACGCGCAGGTGGCGGTCGAGGACGTCGAGACCGGCGAGACCGACGGCTTCTACGTGCGCGTGGAGTGAGCCGCGCGCCACATCCGCATCGGCAGATGGCGGATGCCGGTGTGGCGGTTGCTGCGCGTCCATTCGACCGGGCCTGCCGCTTCCCAGCGCGCGAACGCGGCGACCAGCTCGGAGACGACGACGCGCAGCTCGAGGCGGGCGAGGTTCGCGCCGAGGCAGAAGTGGACGCCCTGGCCGAAGCCGAGGTGCGGGTTCGGGTCGCGGCGCACGTCGAAGCGCATCGGATCGCGAAAGGCGCGCTCGTCGCGGTTCGCCGAGCCTTCCCAGAAGAGCACCTTGTCGCCGGGCCGGATGGCGTGGCCGGCGAGCGTGGTGTCGCGCGTCGCCGTGCGCCGCTTGGACGGCGACGGCGTCGTCCAGCGCAGCATCTCCTCGACCGCGGTCGCGAGCGCGCCCGGGTCGGCGCGCAGCACCGCCAGCTCGTCCGGGCTCTCGACCAGGGCATGGACGCCGCCCGCGACGGCGTTGCGGGTCGTGTCCGAGCCGGCGGCGAAGAGCAGGTTGAAGAACGCGTAGAGCTCCTGGTCGGACAGCGCCGGCGGGTCCTCGTCCGGCAGCGTCGCGTTCGCGACCACCGACAGCATGTCGTCGGCCGGGCGCGCGCGCTTCTCGGCGATCAGCCGGCTGCCGTAGTCGAACATCCACGCGTGCGCCGCCTGCGCCTCGGGCGAGGTGTCGAACGCCTCGCGGCCGGCGCGGTGATCGAAGACGTGCTCGACGCAGCGAACGAGCGCGTGCCGGTCTTCTTCGGGCACGCCGAGCAGCATGCAGATCGCCTGCATCGGCAGCTCGGCGGCGACGTCGACGAGGAGGTCGAACGGCGCGCCGTCGTCGATGCGGGCGAGGAGGCGGCGGGTGCGGCGGCGCAGGTCGTCCTCGAGGCGCTGCACCGTGCGCGGCGTGAGCCCGGTCGAGACCAGGCGGCGGATGCGGGCGTGGCGCGGGCCGTCCATCATGTTGAGGACGAGGCCGGCGATCGGCAGATCCTGAAGGAGCGTGCCGCCCGCGAGCCGCTCGCCGCCGCGCTCCGAGGAGTAGGTGTGCGGGTCGCGCAGGACGGCGAGCGCCTCGGCGTGCGTCGCCACCGACCAGAAGCCCTCGCCGTCGGGCGTGTGCGCCGTCGGCTCGTGCCAGTAGACGGGCGCCTCGCGGCGGTGGACGGCGAAGAGGCGGTGCGGGAAGCCGTCCGCGAAGTTGTCGAGGTCGGTGAGGTCGAAGGGGAGGCGCACCGTCATCGGGTCGTCCGGCTGCGGGTGGTCGTGCGGGAGGTTGTCGCCCGGGTCGCGCGCGGCGCGCAACCGCCGCCGCCGTGCCGGCGTCCCGTGCCGCGGCGACGGCCCGTGCAGCTCGTGTGACGCGCTACTGGCAGACCTCGGGCGCCATCGCCTGGAGCCGGGCGGCGAGCTGATCGCCGCCCGCGCTGCTGGCGCGACCGCGTGACGAGCGCAGCACCTGGCAGGCCTCGGCGAGCATGCCGCCGTCGCGCAGCAGCCCGACCTGGGCGATGCGCGCCTCGTACCAGCCGGTGCCGCCGACCGGCGCCGCGTCGAGGACGCGCCGCCAGTAGGCGAGTGCGCCGTTGCGGTCGCCCGCTTCGGCCGCCGCCTTGGCGGCGCCGCGCAGCGCCTCGGACGAGGTGGGATCGGCGATCAGGATCTCGTCGTAGAGCTTGCGCGCCGCGGCCGGGTCGCCGCCGCGCAGCTCGAGGTCGGCGACGAGGATCTTGTCGGCCGGCGCGCCGCTCGCCTGCGCGAGCGCCTCGTAGACGCGGCGCGCGAGCGCTTGCGCCTGCGTCTTCTCGGCGCCGGTCGCCGTCTGCGCGCGCTGCGAGAGGTCTTTGCCGAGGCGGCGCAGCGTCTTCGTCTTGTCGCCGTCGGTGGTGAGCCAGGCGGCGAGGTCGGCGTCGGCACCGTCGAGCTTGCCCGTGGCGACGCGGGACTCGAGCCGTGCACCGTGCACGCGCGGGTAGAGCTCCTTCGCGTTCGGGTACTTCTCCTCGAAGCCGCCCAGCAGCTCGACGACCGCGGCGTCGTCCGGGGGCGTCGAGGCGGCGGCGACCAGCGCGCCCATCAGGGCCGCGCGCGCGACCATGTCCTCGTCGGCGCCCTTGGCCGGTGTGGTCTTCACGATCTCGCGGAAGCCGGCGACGATCGCGGCCCGCTCCTCCTGCGTCGTCTTCGGCGAGAGCGCGCCGACCTTGCACTCGAGGACGCCCATGCGCGCTTTCGACGCGTAGGCGCCGCCGGCGACCTTCGTCCACTCGGCGGCGGCGCGGGCGCAGTCGCCCTTCGCCCGGTAGAGGTCGCCGAGGAGCCAGCGCGCCTCGGCGGCACCGTCGGCGCTCGGCTTGCCGGCGAGGTAGGTCTCGAGCGCCTGCTGGAACTCGGCGTCGAGCGCGGGCTTTCCCTGGCGCGCGACGTCGAGGGCGCGGAAGCGGTAGTACGCGGCCTCGCGGGCGCGCGGGCTGTCGGGGTACTCGCGCACGAGCACGGCGAAGGTCTCGACGGCCTCGCTCGCCCGGCCCGCGTTCAGGCTGCACCCGGCCTGCATGTAGAGGATCTCGGGACGCCACCTGGCGCGGCCCGCGTCCTGCGCGGCGGCGCTGGCGGCGACGAGCGGGGCGAGGTCGCCGCAGCGTCCCCGATCGAGCGCGAGCTGCGCGGCGAGGTAGAGGCCCCAGCTCGAGCGGATGCCGGCGGGCGCGCCGTTGCCGAGCTTCTCGGCGACGAGACCACCGATGCGGTCGGGCCACGGCCCGCCGCGGGCGGCGAGGCCACGTGCGAGATCGAACGCGTCCTTCTGCAGGGAGGCGTCGTTCGGCGCCTTCGGCAGCCAGTCGGCGAGCTTGCCCGCGAGCACCTCGGGGTCGTTCGGGTCGGGCGGCGGCGGCTCGCTCGATGCTTCCTTGCCGCCGGCGGCACGGCGGTCGACCTCGGCGAGCGCGACCTTCGCCTTCTGCGCCGTGCGCGGCATGCCTGCGGCCTCGCGCAGGTCGGCGCGCGCCTTCGCCCAGTCGCCGAGGTCGAGGTAGGCGAGGCCGCGGCCGTAGGTCGCCTCGGCCTGGATGTCGGGCGGCACCTCGCCGCTCGTGTAGGGCTCGAAGCTCTCGACCGACTTCGTCAGCAGCGACCGCTTGCGCTTCGGGTCGGCGACGAGGTTGGCGCCCTGATAGCGTACCCACGCGAGGTGGTAGCCGACGACGAGGCCCTGCACCTCGGCGTCGCGGTAGGCCTGGCTCTCGAAGAGCTGCTCGATGTCGCCGTCGCGCTCGACGACGGCGTCGCGCTGGCGGTTGAGCTCGTCCTCGAGCTTCTGCTTGGCGGCGGCGAGGTCGCGCTCGAGGTCCGGGAACGCCGCCGCGGCGGCGTCCTTCTGGCCTTTCTCGAGCTGGTCGTAGAAGCGCCGCGCACGGGCCTCGAGCCCGGGTACGTCCTGCGCCCGCGCCGGTGCGGCGACCGCCAGCAGCAGGGCCGCGGCCAGCGCCGGGGCGGCGCGCCGCCACGCCGTCCCGAGGCGCGTCACTCCGAGGCCAGGGCGAAGCCGCTCGCGCCCGCCTCCTTGGCGAGACCGAGGACGCGCACGACCTCGCCGAGCACGACCTCGCGGTCGCCGGCGAGGATCACGACCTTCTCCGACGAGCGCGCGAGCGAGTCCTTCAATACCGCCGCGAGCGCGGCGTCGTCGCCGGGCACGGGACGGTCGTTCACGTAGATCTCGCGCGACGGCGTCATCGTCACCATGACGCCCTTCGTCTCCTGCTCCTCCTGCGCGGTCTCCGGCAGCTCGACGTCGGCCGGCTTCATCATCGCCGAGGTGGTGATCATGAAGATGATGAGCAGGACGAGGAAGACGTCCGTCAGCGGCGTGACGTTGATCTCCGCCATGATGCGCCGGCGGCCGCCGCCGGCGGCGGGGCTACTGAACGCCATTGGCCCTCCGGCCGGCGACCACCGCCTCGATCACCCGGCCGCTGCCGATGCGCAGCGCCGCTTCGATGCGGTCCACGCGCGCCATGAAGTAGTTGTAGAGCACCACCGCGATGATGCCGACGGCGAGCCCGAGCGCGGTCGCGATGAGCGCTTCGGAGATGCCGCTGGCGACGACGGCGAAGCCGCCGGTGCCCGCGAGCGCGATCGCGTGGAAGGCGCGGATGATGCCGAGCACCGTGCCGAAGAGGCCGATGAACGGCGCCGCCGAGCCGATGGTGCCGAGGATCCACAGGTTCGACGTCGCACCCTGCACCTCCTCGTAGGTGCGCTCCTGGGCCACCTTCTCGAGCTCGTCGACCGGGATGGCGCTGCCGTCCTCGAGCACGTCGCCGTAGATGCGGCGCGCCGGGCAGGCGTTGTGCGCGCCGACCGAAGCGAGCGCCGCCTTCCAGTCGCCGCGCGCGAGCAGCGGCACCACCGACGCGGTGAGGCGCGCCGTCGAGCCGATGACGCCGCGCAGGCTCCAGAGCCGCTCGAGCGCGATGGCGAGCACGAGGATGGAGCAGAGGAGCAGCGGATAGGTCGAGAGCGCGCCCTGATGGA
It contains:
- a CDS encoding histidine phosphatase family protein, encoding MLLVRHAESEGNRAACFTPHPEIPITPEGRMQAHAAAARLRAFAPARVVSSPYLRARQTAHILAEELALRTVHVEDDLRERSYGALAGLPYATPRPGFDPACYWDWRPPGGETLVEVVARAGAALDRVAAAAAADGHDVVVVSHGAVMLALVRHVTGRWGPSRVVPNVGLLVARHDGDAWCGLEVPT
- a CDS encoding biopolymer transporter ExbD — its product is MAFSSPAAGGGRRRIMAEINVTPLTDVFLVLLIIFMITTSAMMKPADVELPETAQEEQETKGVMVTMTPSREIYVNDRPVPGDDAALAAVLKDSLARSSEKVVILAGDREVVLGEVVRVLGLAKEAGASGFALASE
- a CDS encoding D-alanine--D-alanine ligase — encoded protein: MTRRLRVGVVYGGRSGEHEVSLRSAWTVIGALDPARYEVVPIGIGKDGRWRTGLESLRLLEEAQRDLRPLPDYGIEVLVPTDPTRGALVPLTGGPAGPGLDVVFPVLHGTYGEDGTIQGLLELAGLPYVGAGVAASAVGMDKALMKAVFRDAGLPVCRSLVVHPRHEPAETIAERVLDELGFPCFVKPANLGSSVGVHKVSSADGLAAALEDAAAYDPKVMVEEAVSARELEVAVLGNADAEASVVGEILPSHEFYDYVDKYVDAGARPVIPAAVPPEVSEAMRVLAIRAFRAIDCAGLARVDFFLEQGTGRILVNEINTMPGFTATSMYPGMWAASGVPMPQLVDRLIALALARHAERAQRRLSFALPSAAATDQRSATTTGR
- a CDS encoding TIGR00730 family Rossman fold protein, with protein sequence MPPKPAPARAPRERRRRSVLPDLLPRIQRDEALSREETLVREMVETSLKLLRDRTSLGDLKLVNAALRELRYALGVSAPYRGVRKVSAFGSARTPPGTPTYRTAAEFSRRIAERGYMIITGGGNGIMRACQEGAGRERSFGFNIRLPFEQGANEFISNDPKLVTFRYFFTRKLMFIKEADALVLFPGGFGTHDEGYEALTLAQTGKSHPMPIVFVDAPRGTYWKTWQRYVDEHLLRKGLISPDDLALFKVTTDVDEAVEEITGFYRLYHSSRYVGSKWVIRLNHPLAPEVVRRLAEEFAPLVASGTIEQCEALDDERETEPELNALPRLVFEARRSAFGLRRKLIDRINAEA
- a CDS encoding D-alanyl-D-alanine carboxypeptidase; its protein translation is MRGGVRASLLLVLAVVVMAPTWAPAAFAAASRVKARAALVVDANTGEVLFERNPDEALPPASTTKVLTAIVAIESGRLGDSVRVSEFAASTAPSKIGLRPGQRMVIQDLLYAVLLKSANDASVVVAEGVSGSQAAFSSRMNARARALGATRSNFANPHGLTAPGHVSTVRDLTRIFRHGLTIPLFRSILATPAADLPVDATKRFTIAVRSHNRLLSGWSYQVIGKTGYTRPAKRCFVGAARNGEREIVIALLGSTDLWGDARALVEIGLGPGGPPEPETPVLQAKKPARPAQVRAAPGPKKPVPQLAVRRKAPAEDEGDIEELPRHLAGPARFTVQLGPFGSRNGALDARTKLAKRGYHARVVGKALQVGAFADKGRATRLATNLKRSGYRPVVVALR
- a CDS encoding cytochrome P450; amino-acid sequence: MTVRLPFDLTDLDNFADGFPHRLFAVHRREAPVYWHEPTAHTPDGEGFWSVATHAEALAVLRDPHTYSSERGGERLAGGTLLQDLPIAGLVLNMMDGPRHARIRRLVSTGLTPRTVQRLEDDLRRRTRRLLARIDDGAPFDLLVDVAAELPMQAICMLLGVPEEDRHALVRCVEHVFDHRAGREAFDTSPEAQAAHAWMFDYGSRLIAEKRARPADDMLSVVANATLPDEDPPALSDQELYAFFNLLFAAGSDTTRNAVAGGVHALVESPDELAVLRADPGALATAVEEMLRWTTPSPSKRRTATRDTTLAGHAIRPGDKVLFWEGSANRDERAFRDPMRFDVRRDPNPHLGFGQGVHFCLGANLARLELRVVVSELVAAFARWEAAGPVEWTRSNRHTGIRHLPMRMWRAAHSTRT
- a CDS encoding AAA family ATPase, translating into MSSPRALLRTIRDELRQRFLERDALVDGALVALLAGQHVLVIGPPGTAKSMLADEVCRRLDDARYFQWLLTRFTTPEELFGAVSLRALEADDYRRLTTQKLPEAHVAFLDEVFKASSSILNTILSVMNERRFHNGREVTDVPLLTLFGAANELPEDDELLALHDRFLLRFQVDYLREDFRFLKLLQAKPSDVRTTIPLATLEAARAEVTALAVPGAVLRAVADLRRALADKGVVASDRRWAQSIGVLRAHAWLAGRDAIVEGDLAFLEHVLWRDPAEQPVVRDAVRELIHGWEDEVRVLVYQARELRDYAFRDWEHPEQRSRATVEAHTKLRQIAQQVDDLLEGARRGGRATATAEALRQEILDIQQEMLVRL
- a CDS encoding MotA/TolQ/ExbB proton channel family protein, producing MDPTTVTTLASPTPTTLPGAAPDLGMLAAPDPTQDLDVIALIHQGALSTYPLLLCSILVLAIALERLWSLRGVIGSTARLTASVVPLLARGDWKAALASVGAHNACPARRIYGDVLEDGSAIPVDELEKVAQERTYEEVQGATSNLWILGTIGSAAPFIGLFGTVLGIIRAFHAIALAGTGGFAVVASGISEALIATALGLAVGIIAVVLYNYFMARVDRIEAALRIGSGRVIEAVVAGRRANGVQ